The sequence TAGTTAAACTTCTCAATAGAATCTTGTGGGTTTCTTCAGTTATTAGTGGaagtttttaatgattcatCTAATAGACATAGACTTCTGTTGTTCTTACTGTATCCTTGGCTGAAATGCAGCAAAAAGTAGAGACAATATTCATTTGAGGACACAATGCATTCTATCCACTACATCTGCAGTAACATCAACAGCAACATCTACTGTGCTTGGCATTGAGAAACTACAGTTACCATCTATTGAAATCCTCTCAAATTCAGTCGCAGCAGAGAGATCATGGAAATCAACATCAGCTGCCACAACCACAGTACCTGATATACAGAAGCTAAAGTTGCCATCTTTTGAGGCCAACCCAGATTCAGTTGCCCCAGATAGGCCATGGACATACACTGGAGCAGTTGGTCCACCTGCAGAGgttagaatttaaataaatatggaaaaattaagTTTGAGAAACTGACAGGACCTGAGGTCTTCAATCtataatgaaaatatgaaataagtTCACATGTTGTTCTAGGTATCTGTTTTCAAAGTTCAgatgtacttgcattttcaaaaTACGAAGTAAAAGTAGTTTTGAACTTCAATAGGTCGTTTTCTGACAGTCGGTTGACGTTGAATATGAAAAACAACGGTGAAAAGATTTTCCTTTGCTTTAGTTATCTTGGTCAATATTCCCTAATTTATTATTTACCTTAGTGCCATTTTGCCAAATTTCAGTCTCCTATTTTGATTCAATTGCCCTCTAATCCCGTTAATTGATGTAAATTGTAAACCTTGTTCGGCCATGAAAATGTTGTTACAAGTATAACAGTTGACTTTTCATGTTTGCAGGCGAACACTAAACCTGAAGATTCTCTTGCTAGTGAGGAAGCTATTGTAGCTGCTGCAGCCGCTGAAGCAGTTGCTTTAGCAAAGGCTGCATTGAAGGGTGCACAAGATGCTGTAATGCTGGTCGgctataataatttaaaggaCTCCGATAATGTTGGCAGAGGTACTCTATCAGAAGCTAGGACTGCTCCATTTGAGAGTGTTCATCTGGCTCAACCTGGTGAGACAAGGGGAGTTGGTGTTTGTGCGGAATTAAATGGAAGTGAGATGAAGTGGACTGGAAGTAGTTTATTCCGGGACACACTTACAGATTCTGATGACTTGGAGCCATCACATGAAGAACTGGAAATTCTTCAGTCACAGCTGTCGAATGTCATAGCTGTAAAATCAAATCGTCAAACTGAGCGGAAGGCCAGAAGAGCTAAAGCAGTAGAGAGGGCTGCAGCCAATGTTGTGTCTGTGAAGTCTGGTTCTACCAGTCGAAAGAAGCGTGCTTCAGTACAAGATGTTGATTACTCAGATCCATTGCGTTACTTGAGAGGAACTACATGTAGTTCGAGGCTACTGACTGCATCTGAAGAGCAGGAGTTATCGAGAGGAATACAGGTGTGCTTTAGCTTTTTCTAAGTATATGACCCcataatttttgttctttttccttttaagaaTTTGCCtcttcctctttcttttaccaCATCAATACTCTTTCATGTGTTTAATATACATATTCTGGCTTGAATGGATTTCAATACATGTAATGGCTTCTTCTCTTAAATTCTTTTATCTGCCTTGCTTTTGACAATTAGTggacttcttttttcttcttcctcttccctCCTTTTGGTCTTAGTAATAGAATACTAAGTACATGTTGGTTGATCAaattattgaagaaaaaaaaaagcaaagtttcatttgttttatatttttttacttgatagGTGAAAGTTTTTAGCTCCAAACAGATGTAATGTGCTCACCTTTTATCTCACTTcactcacctttcattattttccTCAAGGCTCGACGTTCTTGGATCTAAAATCTGAATCTAAGAAGCTGGGTCTTCTCTTTCTTATGAAAAAATCAAGATTAAGTACCTTGAGTTTCCTGGATAGTTTGTGAATCTTCTCTCTTATTGATCTTCTATGTGTGTTCATTCTTGGATTGGCTTTTGAGTTAATATGGAATAATCCTTTACTGATCCTTTTCAAGGATATTTTTCACGTAGCCAAAATTTGTGTGTGTCCATTAATTGATAAAAGCATTGAGGATGAACCATATAGTCTGCAATGAATAGAATGCTATGGCTTCAAATATCATATATGTACTATATTTTGCTGAGGAGTTTGCTTTCTACTTTCCTTGCAAATCGTCTATATCATTTTCTGTTCAATTTTAGACCATTTATCAGTTTCCAAATGCTACAGGACCTGTTGAAGTTGGAAAGACTTCAGGTGGAGCTTACAGAGCGTTGCGGAGGTCAGCCCACTTTTACCCAATGGGCTGCTGCTGCCGGAGTTGACCAGATGACCCTAAGAAAGCGTTTGAACTATGGCATTCTTTGTAAAGATAAAATGATTAAGAGCAACGTGAGGCTCGTTATTTCTATTGCCAAAAATTATCAAGGAGTAGGGATGAATCTTCAAGATTTGGTTCAGGTATTTATGGTGCAATTATATGCCATCTCAAGACTCTACTTTTATTCTGGTCAAGACTCTAGTTCTATTAAGGGATCATCTGAAATATTATCTGCTGATATAtcctcatttttggaaatttatgTGCAGGAAGGATGTCGGGGCCTTGTAAGAGGAGCTGAAAAATTTGATGCCACCAAGGGTTTTAAGTTCTCAACTTATGCTCACTGGTGGATTAAGCAGGCTGTTAGGAAATCTCTCTCTGATCAGTCCAGGACGATTAGGTTGCCAGTACGTGATCCAACTTTGCAAGgacatttttctttaaatattgtTGATCCTGCACTATTTAAAAAGAGAGCATGTCTATACTCTTGTTGTTGTTCCATTTTTTTAccttttgatttttatgttcACAGTTTCACATGGTCGAGGCTACTTATAGAGTTAAGGAAGCAAGAAAGCAATTGTTGACTGAAAATGGTAGACATCCTAACGATGCAGAAGTAGCAGAAGCAACAGGGTTGTCAATGAAGAGACTCGCTGCTGTGATGTTAACTCCTAAAGCTCCAAGATCACTTGACCAGAAAGTTGGGTTCAATGAAAGTCTCAAACCTTCGGTTCGTCCTTAAAACATCTCTCCTCTTCCTGTTTAGGGTGTCAGCTTTGTGTCTTGTCGTGCAAAAGTCTAGCTAgacacttcattatttttacaGTTGTGTTCATTGATCCCTTTCTTTTGGGTTCTCAGGAAGTGCTTGCAGACCCTGACGCGGAAACATCAGAAGAAATACTGACCAAGCAGTTCATGAGACAGGACCTGGAGAAGGTATTAGACACCTTAAATCCAAGGGAGAAGCAGGTCGTTAGATGGCGATTTGGACTAGAGGATGGCAGGATGAAGACATTACAAGAAATTGGTGAGTTAATGGGCGTTAGCCGGGAGAGAATTCGCCAAATAGAGTCTTGTGCATTCCGTaagttgaagaacaagaaaagaacAAAGTTTTTGCAGCAATATATAAATGCTTAAAGtctctactatatatacatcatgAAAGTAGATTTGACCTTCTAGTCGTTGAGTCTTTGTTGTTAGAAAAAATTGAGGCTTAGATAAGCTTTGGTTCTTTTAAGTGTTCTTATTCTTCAGAACTCTGCAAATATGTTGTGCATAATACAAAATTTTGGCTCAAATAATCAGATATTGTAATTTATTGTTGTAGGTTTAATTTTggaaagattaaaaaattttatacgAACATTTCTACCTTTCTTTGAATAGTAGCCTGAGAGCAATGATAAAGTTGTCTGTCTTATACGTCATGGGTTCGAAGTCGTGGAGCATTAGTGTAGCCATTGTCCACATCACACCCACCCCTTAAGGTGTGGCTTTTCTTTGGACCTTACGTAAATCCTATGTTTTATGCATTgagttattttcttcttttaggcataatatatatgtgtgtttttTAATTTGAACTTAGCTGACATCGTATCACTTCGTGTATAATGCAATATTACATGCTAAGATATCTTGGTAATCATACGGAATCTAAGAAATTTAAACTACAATATAAATTGATTGAGCATTAAATATCAGATCTTATATTCGTACCATTGACAAGCACAAAATTCACGAAGGAATTTAAAAAAGTCGAAGTTcagaaaactttataaatgttGATATCCTAAATAGGATTGCTATACATTATGCATTAATGAAAATTTAGAAGACGTTAAAATATATATGGCATAATTTACAAGGTATGTAAActataaaaatgaagtaaatttattaattaaaaaatttatgttaaactatgtttattgtatttatttttactagattCGATGaggataaaattgaaattaattacttattagGGTGCTTAACTAGCCAAATTAGGCGTGTTTTGGCCCCAtcttttcatcatatttatattacatcaaacacatatttaaaatatcacCCTTAATTGCATCTATCACGGATATTTGGATAATTTATGTAACTCTTTTGAGTGAAACATTGACCGTTAATGAAGAAAAACACTTCaagtaaagacatttcaatgaCCTTCTCACATTAGGTGTTCTCATTCAGATTCAACCTACTAAGTGTGTTTGATTTTTAGATttgaattttaatcatttttattcGGTCTATTAAGTCCGTTTATTTTTTTAACGGTTTAATCCGCTAGTGATATTGTCCGCTTTGATCGTAGGCCCGCACAACTTTAAAATGTGTCATTAGTTGGCAAAACTTTCTTACTTATGTAGCTAATATCTCTCTTGTGTTTTGTCAATCGGACTTCTAATCTTAAGTTGGGGCGTCACATACACCCCCCTCTATGGACACAGCGTCATCGATGAGGTTTGCTACACAATATGAGATTTTACTATACTCAGCACTGAAGTTTAAACCTCCTTACCGAGATTTGCCTAAAGTCAGTTGAACTCTGGCCCACATCGACAAGGCTGAAACATGagttgctctgataccacttgtaaCGGCCCAGACCGGTAGTGATATTGTCCGCTTTTCGGACCTAGCTCTATACGACTTTAAATGCGTCATTAAATGATTGCTTACTTGTATACCCAACATCTCTTATGTGTTCTCCCGATGTGGACTTCTAATCTAAAATGGGGCGTCatagtttgtttttttaaaaaatctcttaATGGATTTGAAAAGATCTGAAGGAATTAGATCTGTATGATAGTTTTATTACCATTCAGACTATTTAATTCGCTTTAAaacaatttatcatatttttcctCTTTGTGTGACTTTGTTCTCGCTACAAACTTTGTTCCTTTCTTTTCTCTATCCAAcactatttttttctctttgaactagtaagttttcataatcattacaattaattttttatattagtaATAACTATGTTGTAGTGTATTGATGTTTGTCAAGAACTTCACCTTATCTTTCGAATTCTATGTACCAAACTTTTTGAAAGTTCTACTGCAACAACATGAGTTTATAGCTGGAGTCCAAATTATACCTATCGCTGATTTAGTGCCTATTTCGTGTCTATTattatagatatagatatactTGATAAAGTTGAAGGTCTAGTTGGTGACACAATGATGGAGCTCGTAATAATTATTCATCCAAATCTTCAATTTCGACTGAAGAAAAGTTTTgggatgaaaagaaaaatttgttCGTGTTACATGAAAATTGATGAGAAGATGATTGTTGTTTTAGAGTAATTGATTAAAAAGTAGTGCACCTAACAttgaagaataaaagaaaaaattagatgGTCTTGGATGTAAAGAATCATTATACAATACAATCGTTAGTATATTTTGTCAAAGTGACAGTTACAAGAAAAAACATGAATAAATTTAGAGGTTCACAAGTtagaaaaatgaattaaggtcatcaggaataaaaatataaattctttaatttttctaattaattagaACATATGTAAGATGttgataatttgaaattttctttcttatttgattagttggacaaaaaaaatttatgaaaaggtgtttatgttgaatttttaaaaaaatcaaatttaacctCATTTAATCAATACtacttaaaatttatcaatattaataatagtcacaaaatattcattttacaCCTAATGAAACTATTACaatcacataaaatatataacttactttagagaaaaattaaaattatttaactaacataatttaaaaataactaaattaataaataaatattgaacaCATGTACAACACAATTTTTTCCTCACTAGTTTTAATTTATACTTACCCAACATCAAATATAATGTGTTAGTcatttatttaaacattttctaagaaaatattaGGCTTATATTATTAAGGTGATTTGTTGAACGATTTGAGCAATAATAATGCTTAATAATTTGatttatcatatatatcacTTTTAGATATACTTGTATCTTATCTAATTAATAAGATATCGATTGATTCGTTATCGAATAATATAGTTCAATCATTTCATGCTCTCTTCTTTCAATTTAACTCACCAATATATTAATCTTCCATAGAACAAAACATTATTTCCAACTCTACTTAAACTGATAATGTTGTACTTGTAAACCACATAcattaagaaaaacataaaaacctAAATTTTGAGAGTGCATGCACATAAGCATTTGTTTAACAAATACTACATATACAACTACTTATTAATTTGACACCATGGATATGTTTGGAAAGCTATCATGTAATTGAATTTGGTGTAATTACTAGAGTAGTAATTATCATCTTAtacacaattaaataaattatgttgatCTGTTTGATTGTCATAGTGTAATTACAAGTGTACTGGTTAATTGCACAAGTGTAATCATTaggttattttaaatttttaaaattacaattaattatttaaaattgagaTTTCTTATTAGACAAATAAGggcttttataaataatattaaattaaatatttaagatatatattatCTCTTGACAATATATCAATTAATAAACATATGTTCTTAACTAATActacaaaaatatttgatttatatttttcaatttagtataatttaattaaattaatcgtAATAATTAAAAGTACATTATTTGCTATAAACATCATAAATTCATGTTTGACAAAaagattaatattataaatataataatataaaattatatagtaTTTGACAAAAAGACAATTTatcaattcttttaaaaaagtagCTTATGATGTAAAATATGGAGTCAATAACGAGAAAACACATGAAGTAAAAGTTGAGgataagaagaaaatgaaatataaaacatataaaatatatttttagaaaaatattagaatatgaagaatagaataataattcaaaataataataaaaaaaaacaataaaacgaaataagttaaaacaaaaataaaaagatgaaatttaaaagtaatCAACAATTCATAGTCTCCCTTGTGAATTGGAGAGTGTAATTACGTCCTGTCAATTACACTCAATTACCTGCTGATTCGATTTTTACATGTCCAACCAAACAGATCAGATAATGTAATTACACCAATTATTCCAAATTCAATTACCATAGTGAGTTTTCTAAATGTGCCCTGCTTAACTTTTAGGATCGAtagtatgtattttatttatgataaaaaaaagtgtaaattgtatataatggcaaactaataaattaaattaaatattataaccacactttaatttaattgtacCATGTAGCAAATTGTTTGtcagtcacctctctcccttaaactctcgctcgcctctctccctctctccctcgctccctctcacttttatacaaacacaagtgtataaaatgtgtttctatttgtataaatcgagaaaaaattgtatatatacatatattttcgttcccctctctcagatctcgctcgccactctcctagATCTcactcgccaccctcgcctctatcgcttatacaaacagaaacgatatgtataaattgtatttctgtttgtataaagtaaGAGAAAATTGTCTATACacttgcaaatacatatatcttcgtcctatacacttgaaattatacaatacaaatattttcctgcccaattttcttttatctttctcgttttatacatacacaaattatacaattgatttgtatacaactattttcttttgtatatgtatagcgaattatacaattgattacTTTGTAtgtgtatagcgaattatatatatatttatgtttgctatggagcgcaattatgcaaactttgttataggatataaatataaattttggtgtttgttatatgtgaaagttgctctaAAAAAAGGTCGAGCTATTCTTAATAGTTGTATACAAAAAATGTGTTAGCATCCCACACTGATAACCTTattaagtaaattaattttataataatttatcaattataatttgatttaaacGACCCTACCTATTATGACTAATTaggaaaataactaaaaaacaaaTGTAAAATACCTCTTCATTCTTACTTCACCAATGTTATTAATAAATCTTTAGaattaaatcaaattagattaattgtatttaaaatttgaatttatatatttaaagactatataaaaatattacaatttgtaatattttttattaaatcaaaattataaaatttgactCTCATGAATCAAAGTAcgaatttaattaatatttgaaattcaactaaattaaatcaaataaataaacataactaTTTagagaaaatgaccaaaatgaTTCTTAATATATGAATAGTACTTTATTTTGATCgttaatatattttacttgatCCTTAACATATAACAAATATACTTATTTTGGTCTTTAATGTATAACAAAAAAGACTTCATTTTGGATATATATCCTAaatctaataaatttttatcttaaaaaatattaaatttaaatataaaccCTATCTGACCAATAAATTCACTATTATTATCTACTTTGTTAGCTCGAAAGAAAGAACTCCACAAGATTTAGCAaaatttctctatttattcaaacaaaaaattatattttttctttcctaaaATATTACTCCACTGACCTAATACAAATGCCTATTTTAAGCAAAGagaaaatagtaattaattttgttagagAAAATAAAGATAGTAGTGTTAGACAATAATAATGAATGTTGTTAGTCAGGTGGGGTATAATTAAACTTAACaatattatttctataaatttgttaattttatcgtaaatgatcaaaataaacattttcATTATAGGTTAAACAAAATATTACTCATAAAGactattttggtcattttttctaaatatttacAGCTCAGTTCATACTATCTTATCTCACAACAAACAAAAATTGACAATtccaagaaaaaaatgaaagataaaaaagaGACTATAAATAAAACGAAAGAGAAAAgtattagagagagaaagtgtAGAGAGAGaatgaaagaagggaaaaggaaAAGCTCAAGGCTTCAGTCGGAAGCCGCCGGAGCGGGGAGTAGCCGCAAGTTGGATTTGGACAGAGAAGCTGCTGAGCGTCAAGAGAGGAATGGATATCCTGAAGATGCCGGCAGCAAATGCGAGGAGGAACCGATGGccggagaaggagaaggagaaggagaaggagaaggagaagagaaGGATGAAGCGCCTGAGGTGGTTCGTGTAGAAAAAGGAGATGGCGATGGTGTTGCTAAGAAGGTAAAACCAAAACTTGCTGAAGGGTTTTACGAGATTGAAACTGTTAGGAGAAGGAGAACTGTAaaggttagtttttttttttttttttaaatctgtttAATGGTTGAATTAACATTTTTACTAGCTGATGAtggttttgttttaattaattctaCTGAATTTTTGGGCATTAATTTCGCTGATTTTGCTTCTGGATTTGGGGATCTTGGAAATGCTGTGGAAACTAAAGGGTAAAGTCTACTATTTGATCAAATGGTAAGTACACAAAAATTTAGCTTTTGTTGTAATCCCTCCATTTCATATTCCACCCTGAGAATGCTTTAATTAACCGTTGTACTTTACTAAATTAACTTTATTATTGATGTTTTGTAACTTTAAATTTGAATGATGTTTTTGTAACTCTAAATTTGATTTTGGGGGTAAAGCTGTTGTAAAAGTTGCAGGGTAAAGAATAAAATAGGGttattaaataatacaaaatgagaagaaattatTAAGTATCACACGATCCTACCAAATCGGCTGTTATACAACATGGGACATTCCTTCATTACCTAACAATGAGAATTTAAATGATCCGATGCGATAGAATTTAAGTAATAGTCAAAACATATATGGTATTTAAACTCACGGGTAAAAACCATCCAAATAAGGTGTAAGAAATTACTCAATCCTAGTAAATAAGGAGTGTTTCTACTAACTTACCCTAATGCCTTGAAGAAGGAATGTATTAGAACTTGAAGAAAGAAGTGATTCTTTCATGGTGTAAAACTCATGTATTAAAACAAGGGTAATTTTGCAAGAATAAGATCGATACCTTCTTAAACCCTAAAAGACCACTTATTttgaaacaaagttaaaagcTAAAACACCACTTATATAGCAACAAAGGGAGTAATACTAAGGAATGAGTAATGCCTGAGTTGCAACATGAAGGTGTGAGCCAAATTGAGCAAGGTCGGTCACTGAAAATACTCTTTGGTTGAGTACATCAACTAAAAGCTTTCAAGTAAGGGAGCCAGAGAAAGAGAGAGCGGGTCTGAGGGATCAGAATGAATCTGCTGCAGCATAATAGTTCTATACCCCTTCCGTTCTTAAATACTTGTCATGTTTTATTCTGCACATTTcttaagaaaaacattaaatagAGGGTAATTATCCTTATTTATTACTtctctatttaatttttctctcttttgcACCATTTTAATATCTCTCCATATATATTTCTAACGGCAAAGGTGCAAACAAACAATTATTTTGTCAATTTGTCTTCATTTTCTAAAGTGACAAGTATTATGGACTATCTATTTTTAACAAGTATGCCGAGGAACAGAGTGAGTAATAGACAAGCATTTAAGAATGGAGAAAGTAATGAATTTCTCTTGATTTCATAAATTGGACAAGTAAATTGGAACAACCATTTTTAGTATGTGGGCCATGTAATATAAGATGAAGATAGTAGTTTTTGGTTCCAAGTTACCACCTTTAGTAGCTTGTAGGTGATAGTTTCTACAGGCAAAGTTCAGTGGCTAAGAACCTGACATTCGaactgtagtgaatgagttcgtATCTCTTCATGTTCATAACTGTCCAGTCCATTTTTTCTGCTTCCAGTTGACcatatgaaaaaagaagaataagttGAAGGTGATAGACGTTATGTGTTTCTTTGTTCAGGCGTGGCTGGCCGGAGTCGGCAAATACATGGGAACCTGAGACGAATCTGTCGTCCTGTACTGATATTATTGATGCATATGAAGAGAGGTTTCTTCTCTTTataatccttttttttaaagttcCTTATACTGATTAGTGTATAGGGGATAGTTCTCTTGTTAATCTTGGTACCTTTCTGAATCTGTTTCCTTTCACTTTGTAGCTTGAAGTCAGGGAAACTACGAAGGCGTAAGCGGAAGTTTGGGGCTACACAGACTCACCCCAAGATAAAACAGCAGCGGCGTTTCTCTGCAcctgttgctacatataatgtGCCAGCTGTGAGGGTTAGGATAATTGAGGAGCCTACACCTTCACCCCCTTTGAATGTTTTGAAGGCTACAGATCTTGTGGACAGTAACGGTAGTGAATTGAACAGCAAAGTAGATGAAGTGGTGAATGGAAATGGTTTGAGATTGAGAGAGCAAAATGAGTTGA comes from Solanum pennellii chromosome 1, SPENNV200 and encodes:
- the LOC107007105 gene encoding RNA polymerase sigma factor sigB: MSYLLPQFLSLPDAFVICAKTQQQTTIQLSKSRDNIHLRTQCILSTTSAVTSTATSTVLGIEKLQLPSIEILSNSVAAERSWKSTSAATTTVPDIQKLKLPSFEANPDSVAPDRPWTYTGAVGPPAEANTKPEDSLASEEAIVAAAAAEAVALAKAALKGAQDAVMLVGYNNLKDSDNVGRGTLSEARTAPFESVHLAQPGETRGVGVCAELNGSEMKWTGSSLFRDTLTDSDDLEPSHEELEILQSQLSNVIAVKSNRQTERKARRAKAVERAAANVVSVKSGSTSRKKRASVQDVDYSDPLRYLRGTTCSSRLLTASEEQELSRGIQDLLKLERLQVELTERCGGQPTFTQWAAAAGVDQMTLRKRLNYGILCKDKMIKSNVRLVISIAKNYQGVGMNLQDLVQEGCRGLVRGAEKFDATKGFKFSTYAHWWIKQAVRKSLSDQSRTIRLPFHMVEATYRVKEARKQLLTENGRHPNDAEVAEATGLSMKRLAAVMLTPKAPRSLDQKVGFNESLKPSEVLADPDAETSEEILTKQFMRQDLEKVLDTLNPREKQVVRWRFGLEDGRMKTLQEIGELMGVSRERIRQIESCAFRKLKNKKRTKFLQQYINA
- the LOC107007973 gene encoding chromo domain protein LHP1 isoform X1 is translated as MKEGKRKSSRLQSEAAGAGSSRKLDLDREAAERQERNGYPEDAGSKCEEEPMAGEGEGEGEGEGEEKDEAPEVVRVEKGDGDGVAKKVKPKLAEGFYEIETVRRRRTVKGKVYYLIKWRGWPESANTWEPETNLSSCTDIIDAYEESLKSGKLRRRKRKFGATQTHPKIKQQRRFSAPVATYNVPAVRVRIIEEPTPSPPLNVLKATDLVDSNGSELNSKVDEVVNGNGLRLREQNELNLKLSELKGATSTNGNPVDISGNGLTNGFPKVNGAEFYQSDRCTGAKKRKSGCVRRFKRETTSAVKDDTQDALAGGPLATFMQDGSHNHELVADDSKDGYTITQLVNPVSYKASFSNDMLDVSVTFVAKRADGNLVLVDNKFLKMNNPLLLINFYEENMRYHPTE
- the LOC107007973 gene encoding chromo domain protein LHP1 isoform X2; amino-acid sequence: MKEGKRKSSRLQSEAAGAGSSRKLDLDREAAERQERNGYPEDAGSKCEEEPMAGEGEGEGEGEGEEKDEAPEVVRVEKGDGDGVAKKVKPKLAEGFYEIETVRRRRTVKGKVYYLIKCLKSGKLRRRKRKFGATQTHPKIKQQRRFSAPVATYNVPAVRVRIIEEPTPSPPLNVLKATDLVDSNGSELNSKVDEVVNGNGLRLREQNELNLKLSELKGATSTNGNPVDISGNGLTNGFPKVNGAEFYQSDRCTGAKKRKSGCVRRFKRETTSAVKDDTQDALAGGPLATFMQDGSHNHELVADDSKDGYTITQLVNPVSYKASFSNDMLDVSVTFVAKRADGNLVLVDNKFLKMNNPLLLINFYEENMRYHPTE